The Sphingomonas sanguinis nucleotide sequence TTTGCCGATAAGGCCTTGACGTTAGGCTTTTATATATCCATTTCGGGTATCGTGACCTTCAAGAGCGCGAAGGACTTGCAGGAGACGGCTGCACGCCTGCCGCTCGATCGGCTGCTAGTGGAAACCGACGCGCCGTTCCTCGCGCCTGTTCCGCACAGGGGGAAGACGGGGGAACCGTCCTTCGTCGCCGACACCGCCAAGTTCCTCGCCGATCTGCGTGGCGAGACGGTCGAGCAACTGACCCAGGCCACCGCCGAAAACTTCCACCGGCTGTTCGCAAAGACCCGCGCGTGAAAATCCGCATTCTTGGTTGCGGCACATCCTCCGGTGTTCCCCGGATCGGCAATGACTGGGGCGCTTGCGACCCTACCGAACCGCGCAACCGGCGAATGCGCTGTTCCGCCCTGATCGAGCATCACGGCACCCGTATCCTGATCGACACCGGCCCCGACATGCGCGAGCAATTGCTCGCCGCCGGGGTCGGCACGGTCGATGCGGTGATCTGGACTCACGACCATGCCGATCACTGCCACGGCATCGACGATATCCGACAGATATTCCATGCACTGGGCGAGCCGGTGTCGGGCTATGCTCGGCCGACCACCGCCGCATCGCTGGAAGGGCGTTTCGGCTATGTCTTTCGCGGCAAGACCGGCTATCCGCCCACCGCAACAATGACTCTGATCGAAGATGAAATCACCATCGGGCCGATCCGTGTTCGGACAGTCGACCAGCCGCATGGCCGCATCCTGTCGGCCGGTCTGCGCTTTGAATGCAATGGCAAGAGCATCGGCTATGCTACCGATTTCCATGATCTTACGCCGGATATGGCCGAGCTTTATTCCGGCCTCGACCTGTGGGTCGTCGATGCGCTCCGCCGGCATCCGCATCCGGCCCATGCCGATCTGCCTTCGGTCCTGCACTGGATCGACAGGCTCAAGCCGCGCCATAGCGTGCTGATCCATATGGACCAGTCGATGGATTATGAGGCGTTGTGCGGCGAGCTGCCCGAGGGCGTC carries:
- a CDS encoding MBL fold metallo-hydrolase, which gives rise to MKIRILGCGTSSGVPRIGNDWGACDPTEPRNRRMRCSALIEHHGTRILIDTGPDMREQLLAAGVGTVDAVIWTHDHADHCHGIDDIRQIFHALGEPVSGYARPTTAASLEGRFGYVFRGKTGYPPTATMTLIEDEITIGPIRVRTVDQPHGRILSAGLRFECNGKSIGYATDFHDLTPDMAELYSGLDLWVVDALRRHPHPAHADLPSVLHWIDRLKPRHSVLIHMDQSMDYEALCGELPEGVEPAYDGMELIP